TGCTGAGATCGATGGCGATGGACCGTTTGGCGGAAGTTAGGTTATGGAGGAAAAAGGTGTAGCTGAGGCCGTGGCCGAATGGATAGACGACGGGACCGTCGTAGAATTTGTAAGTTCTTCCTGGATATCCAAGGCTTTTCACTGGCCGGAGCGGCATTGATGTCATTGGAAGCTGGTACACGTAGTCGTTTTCATACCATGTCAATGGTAATCTTCCTCCTGAAATGAGACAACAAAATCTTAGCTCTAATTTCATTTATCTCCTTGGATTGATAAGTTAGGGTATATTTGATCTTTTTGACCTGGGTTGAATTTTCCGAATATGACGTCGGCAATGGCACGACCGCCCTCCTCGCCTGGATATCCAGCCCAGATAATGGCTTTGATGTTGGAGTTGTTCTTAGCAAAAGATACGTCAATACCGCCGGCGGACAAAATGACAAGAACAACTGGGCCCTTAGAGACAGTTGCAACTTGTTGAACGAGTTGAGTTTGGTATccaggaagaagaagatcaacTCTGTCCAAGCTCTCTGCTTCAATGGACAAATCAATACCAACAAAAATCACAGTTGCATCAGAGGTCCTGGCTGCCTCCATGGCTCCAAATATGAAGGTATCGTTTTTGCAAGCAACACTATCACACCCCATTTGGTATTTCACTTTTGCATATTCTGATAGCCCATCCATTGGGGAATTCATTCTGCATGGCACTCCTGCAATAGAACAAAAACAGAACATTTAGATTATTAcgaaattcaaatgttttaagTTAATGGGTTAggataaatttcatatttgattgaaGAACATTGAGTTAGAGAAGGAAAAGGTAGAGTTTTGAGCTTATAATTTGACCTGCATAGTTGCCAAGCATGGCAGAAGTGGCATTGGCATGGGGCCCAACAACAGCTAGGGTTTTATAATTAGAAGGATCAAAAGGCAAAGTGTCATTATCGTTCTTGAGTAAAACAGTTCCTTGTCTAGCAGCTTCAGTGGCCAATTCAATGTGTTCATCAGAGCAAATATCTGGTTTTCCAAGTGATTCGAAACCAGTGTTTCCATCAAAGTACCCAAGTCTCATTAGAACAACGTAGAGATTGTTTAGAGCATTGTCAATGTTTCTCATCCCAACTTTCCCTTGCCTTACTGTGGATTCTGTGTAATTTGGGTAAATTTGACCACAATCCAAATCCAACCCTGAAATTTTACATTggaatagtttaaatttgattcatGGGGTTTGATAAAAAAGCAGAAAAGGATCCACCCAGAAGAAGGGACTTAAAAGTGTAAGGTAGAAAAATTTACCTGCTTTGAGAGTTTGAGCAACGGCATCTTCATTTGTGTCTTGTAGATAATGTGCATCTTCTACCATAACTTTAACTGAGTCACAGTCTGAAACAATGTAtctgaaaagagaagaaaatagaaaaatattataattcatcCACCGGAGTCTAAGGGACATTTATGTGGTTTGTTatcatcaattaattattataccCATGAAGACCCCAATTGCCTCTAATGGTGTCCTTCAAGAGAACTGGATCAGCACAAGTTGGAATGCCATTAACTCTGTTGTAAGAGCACATTACGCTGCTAACATCTCCCTCCTTAACACACATCTCGAATGGCTTATTGAATGTCTCCAACATATCTTGTTCAGTCACCTAATTCACATTGTTTGAAAACGTTAATATGGAcataaattatgtttattgTTTCTTATCCATTTCTATTGATTTGTAACAAGTTTTTTCTTACCCTAGCATCAAAACTGTAACGTTCAACACCGAGCCAATTGTCAACATCATAAGCAGCATAGTGCTTGCAACACGAAGATACTTTTAGAGGCCTAGAGTTCAAATCTGTAACATTCTCAGATCCTTCCACATCTTGGAGACCTCTAACGTAATTCTTAGCATATTTGCCAACGACAAAAGGGTCCTCGCCGGGGGTTTCAACAGTTCGTCCCCATCTTGGGTCTCGAATCACATTGATGGTTGGACTCCAGTATGTCAATCCAGCTCTCCCTAGGTTGTACATTGCTCTTGCTTCCGTTGAAACTGCCTAATCAAACCAACACACCAAGTTTTCAGTCAAGCCATTAAACATGCTCTAAAGGTTGAGCGTTCCAACTTTACCTGCCCAATTGTTTTCCAAAGATCTTCATTGAAAGAAGATGCAGTGGTAATGACATTGGGGAAGCTTGTAGCACCTGGCACAACTTTGTCAAATTGGGTACCGGGACCGACGTTAGAGACGCCATGGAGAGCCTCACTCCACCAATTGTATGGTGGCAAGCCAAGGCGGTCTACTCCAGAAGCTACATGTCCAAGCTGAGCAGCTTTCTCAGACAATGTCATTCTATCTATAAGATCCTTAGCTCTCTCagggaaagagagagatgaatCGCAGAAGCCAAATGAAGAAAAGTCTAAGCCAAGTTTGTCATATCTAGAGGGATCACAAACAAAAGTGAAGTTGTTAACGGCAGGAGGATCATCAAGGAGACTTCTTCTTGGGAAAACTCTCGCATTGGCtgtgaaaatgaagaacagAGAAAGAACTGAAATCATCATGATTGGTGAGCTCGCCATTTTGGCTGTGTTTACTGTATAGACACAGAAAGAGTTCTCCATTTATAGTGAAGCTTCAGAAATAGTTTGTTATTTAgttaaagattattttttgttgagaTTTCAATTTGGTTGTTATGATATCAAAGCTCAAAAATCGCTTACTTCTTAactgaataaaattttagttctaaattttggctatattatttaaacaaatcCAACCCATGTTGATACATTCAACATACTCCATACACTAATTGGTGGAAAATACATGCAGAAAAAGCaccatctatatatataagcaTCAAAATCGAATAactgtttaatatatttttatatgctttaatagtttttttctatatagTTAACCAATTGACTCTCAAATATTGAAGAGGGTTGAGAAGAAAgctttgaatttgaagttttacAATGGAGGTAGGTAAAGTGGGACAAAGGTAgtgataaactatttttatgattttgtagTTATTCTTTCACTTATCTTCGTATGCTTCACAAGATTTCAACAATTTAAAGATAGACAAAGATAGtgataaactattttcatgattttgtagtttatttttcatttataatctTTGTATGTTTAACAAAGTTTCAACAATTTGGAGGTAGACAAAGTGAGACAAAGATAGTGATTAAGTGAGACAAAGATagtgattaattatttttatgaatttgtagtttattttttatttttagtaagtATAGggtttatagtttttttttttttttttttttttttttttttttttttttttttttttttttttgtaatctaCCCCATAAAGATAACTAAAAATTCACATTTATCAATTAATGTGTAACCTTAAATCTATACTAATTGGACCATCGGAGTATTAATAAATGCACATCTCAATTCCAACGGGAGGTTTggtcatttttctattttttttatggatttctTACTTCCAGTTTTTTGGTTTATCAATTATTAAGGTTGGTtagttatttataaaaaggtTTGCATATTGTAGTGTGGGTATTTATTACATTCAGAAATTATCAATTGGCTAATTAGTTTTCTAAACCTAAAAtcaatttgtcattttttttaataatactttAACAATTGCTATTCGTCTGTAGCCCCTGGAAATTTTATTTGGGCCGATTTTGCCTTAGAAACCCAATTTGATTAATTGGGCCTACATTGGCCCAATAAAACCAACTGGGAAAGCAAAACCGTGACCAACCCCGACGCTGAGCTTTGACCAATGGTTACGATTCTTCTTCGTCTGTAGACTGCAAAAGCTAAGGTCGATAGTTAAAAATGGCGGGACTGAGAAAACTGGCGCGATTGAAACCCATAGTTAATGAAGCATTGGCCGGAACAATTTTTGTAGGGAAGTTATTCTGTGGCCTTCATGTCATCAACACTTACATCTGCACAGCCACTTTCGTAAGTTCAAACTTTTTGCCTCTGTGAAATCAATGTCTCAGAATCCTCATTTTGAGGGCTTAGTTGATTTTTCTATGTGTAGACCTACGGTCCCAGCATGCTTCCTACTCTTAACCTAACTGGTGATTTCGTCTTGGCCGAGCGACTCTCCACTCGCTTTGGCAGAGTCGGTGTTGGAGACATTGTCCTCGTTAGATCTCCTGAGAATCCTCGTAAAGTAGTGGGTAAGCGCTTGATTGGAATGGAGGGTGATTCTGTTACCTATGTTGTAGACCCGAAGAACAGTGATTGGAGCGAAACTGTTGTGGTATGGATTAGGTGATTAGAATTGTTATTCCGTGCCTGAATTTGGCTGAAGTTTCTTAAATTGTGcgtgtttttttaattagtttgcTAAGATTTGTGCCGTAATTTGGCTACTTTGGTATTAACTTTCACTTATAATATTGATGTGGAATGTCTTTTTGTAGGTTCCTAAGGGGCATGTTTGGATAGAGGGAGATAATATCTATGATTCGAGAGATTCAAGAAATTTTGGGGCCGTTCCATACAGTCTTCTACAAGGGAAAATATTTTGGAGGGTAAGTGGGAtgaatttccttttttcctcaTTTGGTTGCGTCTTGAAGGACAAATGTTATAATTCAGTGTCATCATGCAAAATGGTTGTTGATTCCGTAAGAGTGTGCACGGGTTTTATGGTTGCGTTCTGTTTGCATTCAGAGTATAAGGTGATAATGGAGTTGAAAGTGTGAAATGTTGGAAGAAGTCCTGGATGATGCATCCAATTGTACATTCAAAGATCAACACTAGAGGAATTACCCTATACTAATAACACTCATCATTTTTTGTCCTATTACGGGTTGTTTGGCCCACTGAATGGAGTTAATGTGTTAGATTTAGTCAGTTTATGTTTGGAATGTAGAGTTATAAGATGAAGTTCCTAAATATGtgaaaagtataaaaagaTAGGGAAATGAAGCTACAATgtgaaaagtagaaaaatcaaagaagatGATGTTACTCTATAATAGTGTTTACAATTGAAGCTAAGTTGTGTACATAACCTTAGATGTTGGGTGGCCCTTAATTGTTCGAAATGTAAATGGTCTAGTGGTAAAAAAGAGACTAgtctcaataactaactaagaggtcatggGTTCAATCCATGGTAGTCTCTcatttaggaattaatttcctacaaGTTTACGTGGACACCCAAATTTTGTACGAGAGAAGTTGGGTTTGTATGGGAGAATGTGAAACTGCTAGTGAAaacacttttcttctttcaaaattgCAATTAGAAACTTCGATTCGAAGGCATGTGTAAGTTGAAACTATCCCATTtgcaagaaaataattttggaaaaaacgGTTGAATCGTTTGTTGTCTTGGAAATTCatgaaaacaaactaaaagtTGTAAGCGAAAACTAGTCCTCAGGGGTCTAAAAGTTAGCTCATTTGATGATATTTGCGCAATAGATGCATAGGAAACATTTGTAACTCACACAAACATCTTCCCTGTGTTATGTATACCACTACTCATATATCCAGCCCTATATTTCAGTGAAAATATGAAGGACACAGTAGTTTTTTACTTGTCAATCTTTTACGTATTGTTGCTTTAGTGTTTATCAATTTGATCATCGACTTTTTGTTGTAGTTATGTTAGTACATGTAATTGCTTACATAGTCTTAAAATAGCTGTCAAAATCTGGTTTGTGTAGATATGGCCACCAAAGAGTTTTGGACAGTTGGAGAAGAGAAAATCAAACGAGACAGTCTTATGAGGTGAGCTCAGCTGCTCTTCAACCATAGATGCGTTAACGTCCACTTGTTGtatatctttttcatttcgGATTTTTTCTCTGACATTCTCATCTCATGCTTCTTGTTGTTTGGGCTAAATATTTGAGCACTTGGCTGTATCAAATATGGCAGGCAGTTAGATTCTTGatcctttcaaaatatttcaaattttatttgaattctgGACAGAGAAATAGTTTGATAGGAACACTACTAAGGCTAGCTTGTTTATTGAAACTAAAGTATGTTACAACTATTATTCTATTTCAATCATGACTTTTATTATAGTAAACATAAAAATCAAGAACTAGGCAAACTCCCATTAAAACTTGTGAGAATTTGCTCTTTTCATCGAACCAAATTAGtagaaatagttttttatcacatttttttccctttagtTGCAAGTCAAAGGTATTctcatttgtttgtttgtggaGGAGGGTGGGGTGGGGGGGAATAATAGAGATGGTTTCTTGTGCTCTGATGTTGGATA
This DNA window, taken from Cucumis sativus cultivar 9930 chromosome 6, Cucumber_9930_V3, whole genome shotgun sequence, encodes the following:
- the LOC101209167 gene encoding mitochondrial inner membrane protease subunit 1, which gives rise to MAGLRKLARLKPIVNEALAGTIFVGKLFCGLHVINTYICTATFTYGPSMLPTLNLTGDFVLAERLSTRFGRVGVGDIVLVRSPENPRKVVGKRLIGMEGDSVTYVVDPKNSDWSETVVVPKGHVWIEGDNIYDSRDSRNFGAVPYSLLQGKIFWRIWPPKSFGQLEKRKSNETVL
- the LOC101214295 gene encoding probable beta-D-xylosidase 2 — encoded protein: MENSFCVYTVNTAKMASSPIMMISVLSLFFIFTANARVFPRRSLLDDPPAVNNFTFVCDPSRYDKLGLDFSSFGFCDSSLSFPERAKDLIDRMTLSEKAAQLGHVASGVDRLGLPPYNWWSEALHGVSNVGPGTQFDKVVPGATSFPNVITTASSFNEDLWKTIGQAVSTEARAMYNLGRAGLTYWSPTINVIRDPRWGRTVETPGEDPFVVGKYAKNYVRGLQDVEGSENVTDLNSRPLKVSSCCKHYAAYDVDNWLGVERYSFDARVTEQDMLETFNKPFEMCVKEGDVSSVMCSYNRVNGIPTCADPVLLKDTIRGNWGLHGYIVSDCDSVKVMVEDAHYLQDTNEDAVAQTLKAGLDLDCGQIYPNYTESTVRQGKVGMRNIDNALNNLYVVLMRLGYFDGNTGFESLGKPDICSDEHIELATEAARQGTVLLKNDNDTLPFDPSNYKTLAVVGPHANATSAMLGNYAGVPCRMNSPMDGLSEYAKVKYQMGCDSVACKNDTFIFGAMEAARTSDATVIFVGIDLSIEAESLDRVDLLLPGYQTQLVQQVATVSKGPVVLVILSAGGIDVSFAKNNSNIKAIIWAGYPGEEGGRAIADVIFGKFNPGGRLPLTWYENDYVYQLPMTSMPLRPVKSLGYPGRTYKFYDGPVVYPFGHGLSYTFFLHNLTSAKRSIAIDLSNRTQCRDIAYTNGTFKPECPAVLVDDLTCTEEIEFQMEVENTGERDGSQVLLVYSVPPGGISSTHIKQVVGFQRVFLKAGDSETVTFKLNACKSLGLVDFTGYNLLPAGGHTIVVGDGEVSFPVELSFN